A single region of the Salvia miltiorrhiza cultivar Shanhuang (shh) chromosome 8, IMPLAD_Smil_shh, whole genome shotgun sequence genome encodes:
- the LOC130997779 gene encoding UDP-glycosyltransferase 86A1-like, with protein sequence MAGNQARRPHAIMIPYPYQGHINPFVSLAVKLASHGFTITFINTQSVHRRISRAQTGASRADIFSCARDSGLDIRYATVSDGFPLGFDRSLNHDQFVEGLIHVFSAHVDDLLGSLADSDPPVTCLIADTFYVWASDIARKYNLVCVSFWTEPALVLSLYYHLDLLKKNGHFGSQDRRKDMIDYIPGVGAMKPTDLMSYLQADDICTVVHRVIYRAFEDVKKADVIICNTVEELELNTLSALHRKQPTYAIGPIVSGFTNQGVATSLWSESDCTPWLNTKPNGSVLYVSFGSHAHTTSKQDIWEIARGLLISGVNFVWVIRPDIVNSDEANFLPTGFENAMKGRGLIVQWCSQIKVISHPAIGGFLSHCGWNSVLESIWSRVPLICFPLFTDQFTNRKLVVNDWKIGINLCDRNSITRDEVEEKIKYLMSGKSSEELRNAIKEVSRKLENALTSDGSSERNFRVFMEDIKAQIKKKAGVVFDVQEQTRGHVWAPTAVNLCEQTICSLSSNIN encoded by the exons atGGCGGGCAATCAGGCGCGGCGCCCTCACGCCATCATGATCCCCTACCCCTACCAAGGCCACATTAACCCCTTCGTCTCCCTCGCCGTCAAGCTCGCCTCCCACGGCTTCACAATCACCTTCATCAATACCCAATCCGTCCACCGCCGCATTTCCCGCGCGCAGACCGGCGCTAGTCGCGCAGATATATTCTCCTGCGCGCGCGATTCCGGCCTCGACATTCGCTACGCCACCGTCTCCGACGGCTTCCCGCTCGGCTTCGACCGCTCGCTCAACCACGACCAGTTCGTGGAGGGGCTGATTCACGTCTTCTCGGCGCACGTCGACGATCTCTTGGGGAGTCTGGCCGACTCCGACCCGCCGGTCACGTGCTTGATCGCCGACACGTTCTACGTTTGGGCGTCCGATATTGCGCGCAAGTATAATTTAGTCTGCGTTTCGTTCTGGACGGAACCTGCGCTCGTTCTGTCCCTCTATTATCACCTAGAtctccttaaaaaaaatggccacttcgGCTCCCAAG ACAGACGCAAAGACATGATTGATTACATACCAGGCGTCGGAGCAATGAAGCCAACCGACCTGATGTCTTATCTCCAAGCCGATGATATATGTACCGTGGTGCATCGCGTGATCTACAGAGCTTTTGAGGATGTTAAAAAGGCTGATGTAATAATCTGCAACACGGTTGAAGAACTCGAACTCAACACGCTCTCGGCCCTTCACCGGAAGCAGCCCACTTACGCCATTGGCCCCATTGTCTCTGGCTTCACCAACCAGGGAGTGGCCACGAGCCTGTGGTCCGAATCAGACTGCACCCCGTGGCTCAACACCAAGCCCAATGGGTCCGTTCTATACGTGTCCTTTGGCAGCCATGCTCACACTACTAGCAAGCAAGACATTTGGGAGATAGCCCGCGGGCTCTTGATTAGTGGTGTCAACTTCGTGTGGGTGATCCGGCCCGACATTGTGAACTCGGACGAGGCTAATTTTTTGCCGACTGGATTTGAGAACGCTATGAAAGGCAGAGGGCTGATTGTGCAATGGTGCAGCCAGATTAAGGTCATTTCGCATCCCGCCATTGGAGGGTTTTTGTCGCATTGTGGATGGAACTCGGTGTTGGAAAGCATATGGAGTAGGGTCCCTCTAATATGTTTCCCTTTGTTCACTGATCAGTTTACTAATCGGAAATTGGTCGTTAACGACTGGAAGATCGGGATTAATCTTTGTGATCGGAATTCCATCACCCGGGATGAAGTCGAGGAGAAGATCAAGTATTTGATGAGCGGGAAATCTTCGGAGGAGTTGAGGAATGCAATCAAGGAGGTGAGTAGAAAATTGGAGAATGCATTGACTAGTGATGGATCTTCTGAGAGAAATTTTAGGGTGTTTATGGAAGACATAAAggcccaaatcaagaaaaaagcAGGGGTGGTTTTTGATGTACAAGAACAAACCAGAGGTCATGTTTGGGCGCCCACAGCAGTAAATCTTTGTGAGCAAACAATTTGTAGCTTGTCTAGTAATATTAACTAA
- the LOC130997780 gene encoding UDP-glycosyltransferase 86A1-like isoform X2: MGSKKLHAIMIGFCYQGHIIPFINLAMKLASNGCAVTFVHTDYVHHMLTNADGVVDADPFLGARQSGLDIRYATISDGFPLDFDRIHNFKQHWEAIFLDFPSRVDELLGNIIPSESDDAHFLVADTFYSWPATIAQKYNILNVSFWTQPALVFAIDYHLDLLREKGYFPIKGDEENVIVDIIPGIQPIKTKDLMSNFHDFDETSTTNRIVVEAFQQVKRADFILINTVNELEHESVLAINQKQPTYAIGPLNFTIDSTKTAVPKSLWAEADCAEWLDSKPRGSVLYVSFGSLAQSNQQLAEEIANGLLLSGVHFVWVIRNGADVLPDGFENEMCKDQGLIVSWCNQNAVLSNPAIGGFLTHCGWNSILETIWCGVPVICYPFFADQPTNRKLVVDDWKVGINLCDGISVDRKEVAAKIKQLMSAEASNGLRDEMKKMSAVMHSALDEDGSTHTSFHQFLDHLWARAQPATHA, translated from the exons atggggtCGAAAAAGCTACATGCCATTATGATTGGTTTCTGCTACCAAGGGCATATCATCCCTTTCATCAATCTGGCTATGAAGCTTGCTTCAAATGGATGCGCAGTCACGTTCGTCCACACCGACTACGTTCACCACATGCTAACCAACGCTGACGGTGTTGTGGACGCCGATCCCTTCCTGGGAGCTCGCCAATCGGGTCTGGACATACGTTACGCCACCATTAGTGATGGGTTCCCGCTGGATTTCGACAGGATACACAACTTCAAGCAGCATTGGGAGGCCATTTTTCTCGATTTCCCATCACGTGTGGATGAACTACTTGGAAACATAATCCCGTCGGAATCCGATGATGCGCATTTCTTGGTTGCTGATACGTTCTATTCTTGGCCTGCAACTATTGCTCAAAAATATAACATCTTGAACGTCTCCTTTTGGACACAGCCGGCTCTAGTGTTTGCCATAGACTATCACTTGGATCTTCTCAGAGAGAAGGGCTATTTCCCAATAAAAG GTGATGAGGAAAATGTGATCGTAGATATCATACCAGGAATTCAGCCCATTAAGACCAAGGACTTGATGTCCAATTTTCACGATTTTGACGAAACAAGCACCACCAATAGGATTGTGGTGGAAGCATTTCAGCAGGTGAAGCGCGCAGATTTCATCTTGATCAACACAGTAAACGAACTCGAACACGAATCCGTTTTAGCTATCAACCAAAAGCAGCCAACTTATGCAATCGGCCCTTTAAACTTCACCATCGATTCCACCAAAACTGCTGTTCCGAAAAGCCTATGGGCCGAAGCAGATTGCGCGGAGTGGCTTGACTCGAAGCCTCGTGGCTCTGTTTTGTACGTTTCATTCGGCAGTCTTGCTCAGAGCAACCAGCAACTGGCTGAGGAGATAGCTAATGGGCTTCTCCTCAGCGGAGTTCACTTTGTTTGGGTGATTCGGAACGGCGCAGACGTTTTGCCGGACGGGTTCGAGAATGAGATGTGCAAGGATCAAGGGCTGATCGTTTCGTGGTGCAACCAGAATGCGGTGCTCTCGAATCCTGCAATTGGAGGATTCCTGACACACTGTGGATGGAACTCGATTCTAGAAACTATATGGTGCGGCGTTCCGGTGATCTGCTATCCGTTTTTTGCAGATCAGCCAACTAACAGGAAACTAGTGGTTGATGATTGGAAGGTGGGTATTAACCTTTGCGACGGGATATCAGTTGATCGGAAAGAAGTTGCAGCGAAGATCAAGCAATTGATGAGTGCAGAAGCTTCGAATGGGTTGAGGGATGAGATGAAGAAAATGAGCGCTGTGATGCACAGTGCATTGGATGAAGATGGCTCCACGCACACAagttttcatcaatttcttgaTCATTTGTGGGCTAGGGCTCAGCCTGCTACACATGCCTGA
- the LOC130997780 gene encoding UDP-glycosyltransferase 86A1-like isoform X1 yields MGSKKLHAIMIGFCYQGHIIPFINLAMKLASNGCAVTFVHTDYVHHMLTNADGVVDADPFLGARQSGLDIRYATISDGFPLDFDRIHNFKQHWEAIFLDFPSRVDELLGNIIPSESDDAHFLVADTFYSWPATIAQKYNILNVSFWTQPALVFAIDYHLDLLREKGYFPIKAGDEENVIVDIIPGIQPIKTKDLMSNFHDFDETSTTNRIVVEAFQQVKRADFILINTVNELEHESVLAINQKQPTYAIGPLNFTIDSTKTAVPKSLWAEADCAEWLDSKPRGSVLYVSFGSLAQSNQQLAEEIANGLLLSGVHFVWVIRNGADVLPDGFENEMCKDQGLIVSWCNQNAVLSNPAIGGFLTHCGWNSILETIWCGVPVICYPFFADQPTNRKLVVDDWKVGINLCDGISVDRKEVAAKIKQLMSAEASNGLRDEMKKMSAVMHSALDEDGSTHTSFHQFLDHLWARAQPATHA; encoded by the exons atggggtCGAAAAAGCTACATGCCATTATGATTGGTTTCTGCTACCAAGGGCATATCATCCCTTTCATCAATCTGGCTATGAAGCTTGCTTCAAATGGATGCGCAGTCACGTTCGTCCACACCGACTACGTTCACCACATGCTAACCAACGCTGACGGTGTTGTGGACGCCGATCCCTTCCTGGGAGCTCGCCAATCGGGTCTGGACATACGTTACGCCACCATTAGTGATGGGTTCCCGCTGGATTTCGACAGGATACACAACTTCAAGCAGCATTGGGAGGCCATTTTTCTCGATTTCCCATCACGTGTGGATGAACTACTTGGAAACATAATCCCGTCGGAATCCGATGATGCGCATTTCTTGGTTGCTGATACGTTCTATTCTTGGCCTGCAACTATTGCTCAAAAATATAACATCTTGAACGTCTCCTTTTGGACACAGCCGGCTCTAGTGTTTGCCATAGACTATCACTTGGATCTTCTCAGAGAGAAGGGCTATTTCCCAATAAAAG CAGGTGATGAGGAAAATGTGATCGTAGATATCATACCAGGAATTCAGCCCATTAAGACCAAGGACTTGATGTCCAATTTTCACGATTTTGACGAAACAAGCACCACCAATAGGATTGTGGTGGAAGCATTTCAGCAGGTGAAGCGCGCAGATTTCATCTTGATCAACACAGTAAACGAACTCGAACACGAATCCGTTTTAGCTATCAACCAAAAGCAGCCAACTTATGCAATCGGCCCTTTAAACTTCACCATCGATTCCACCAAAACTGCTGTTCCGAAAAGCCTATGGGCCGAAGCAGATTGCGCGGAGTGGCTTGACTCGAAGCCTCGTGGCTCTGTTTTGTACGTTTCATTCGGCAGTCTTGCTCAGAGCAACCAGCAACTGGCTGAGGAGATAGCTAATGGGCTTCTCCTCAGCGGAGTTCACTTTGTTTGGGTGATTCGGAACGGCGCAGACGTTTTGCCGGACGGGTTCGAGAATGAGATGTGCAAGGATCAAGGGCTGATCGTTTCGTGGTGCAACCAGAATGCGGTGCTCTCGAATCCTGCAATTGGAGGATTCCTGACACACTGTGGATGGAACTCGATTCTAGAAACTATATGGTGCGGCGTTCCGGTGATCTGCTATCCGTTTTTTGCAGATCAGCCAACTAACAGGAAACTAGTGGTTGATGATTGGAAGGTGGGTATTAACCTTTGCGACGGGATATCAGTTGATCGGAAAGAAGTTGCAGCGAAGATCAAGCAATTGATGAGTGCAGAAGCTTCGAATGGGTTGAGGGATGAGATGAAGAAAATGAGCGCTGTGATGCACAGTGCATTGGATGAAGATGGCTCCACGCACACAagttttcatcaatttcttgaTCATTTGTGGGCTAGGGCTCAGCCTGCTACACATGCCTGA